ATTCAGCCGCTAATTCTTCATCCGACACAGCAGGGTTTTCACTATTCTTCTGCTCATAAAAAGTCATTACTTTCTCTAACGACTCGTGGGTGCCATTGTGCATGTAGGGTGCGGTAAATGATAGATTGCGGAGGGTGGTTGTTCTGAATTTATAGTTACCGTCCCCCTCATCTGGTAGTGCTAGTCCCGGATGTTCACCCACTCCTAAAGTGTGTAATTTAAAATCTGAAAACATAGGACCCGAGTGACAGGTATTACAACCAGCATCAATAAATGCTTCCAACCCTCGTATCTCTTTCGCATTGAGAGCCGTGTTATCGCCACGAGCAAACCGATCAAACGGGGAATTGGGAGTAATAAGTGTTCTTTCAAAAGAAGCCAAGGCTTTGGCAACCGTTTCAATGGTAATTATAGAGTCGCCGTACGCTTGATAGAAAAGCTGCTGATACGCTGGTATCGCGTTTACCTTTTCTTCTAAAACGCGTATGTATTCTTCTTCTGTAACATTAGGTCCCATCATTTCAATCGGACTCAGTAGAGGGCCAAAACACTGTTCCTCAAGTGATTGGGCTCGATTATCATAAAACATGGGTGCATCACTGGGAGCATATTTTCCGTCGGAATCCATGCCATTAAACGCCGCGTTGAGTACAGTAGGCGAATTACGACTGGTTTTCTGTGTTTCTCCAAACCCATTGGATAGTGCTAGTCCGTCGGCATACCCTTGGGATGGATGATGACACGATGAACAAGAAATCCTATTATTAGCCGAGAGCACCGGATCATAAAAAAGCAACTTACCTAAAGCGGCTCTTTCGGGTGTATTCTGATTGTTTTTTGGCGACATCACTTGCTTGGGGAGTGCCCCAAACCCAAAATCTTGGAGGGGTTCAACTTCAGCTTGCTGACAAGCAACTAATCCAATAATGATGAATATGATGTAAGTGAGTTTTTGCATAGCATTATCTTTTAAAGAAGGAATACGCTACTAAAAAGCCCAACGAGGTTCTTTTCTCAGGAATTACTTCCAGATAAAGACCGGCAGAGACATTTTTTGAAAAGCTTCGAGCAGCTTCTAAGGCGATTAGCACATCGAGGTTGTTGATTTCCCCGACGACTTTATTTTCGTTGAATTGGAAAGCATAGTTTTCCCAAGCGTATTCGCCTCCTAGAGAAAGAAGAGCGGTATACGGTGAACTTCCTTGCGTAAAACGGTGCTTCACGCCTAGCATTCCTTGTAGGCCACCTAGCTTAAAGTTACGGTTATACGGAGCAAGCAGATAAGCAATTGATGACGTTAGTGCCCAGGGTTGAGTGACCTGTCTTTGATACGTTAGTTGCAGCCGATGTATTCCGTTATAGGTAGCATTTTGCTCGCCCACTACTGCTTGAGCAGCTGTAGCACTTATTAAGAACTGATGGCTTTCTTGCGTTGGAGCTTCTTGTGCGTACCCCAGGGACACTAAACCGATGGCCAACACGAAGGTAATAATTAGTTTCATAGTACAAAGAAACCGAAGAATCTTCGTACAGTAGATACGAGATGAGTAGTGAAAACTACGACTTTAGTAGTTTACTGGCTTTACCTGGGGTATGCCCAAAGTGCTTGGTGTAGGCAGCGTTAAAGCTATTGGGATTGGAATAGCCTAGTAATTCCGCCACCTCAGTGACGGAGTAGTTTTTAGAAACTAACTTGGTTTGAGCGTAATTCATCCGAAACACAGTAATCCAAGTGTGCGGAGGTTGACTGAAAAGCTGTTTAAACCCTTGCTTCAGAGCAAATGTATTGAGGCCAATTTGCTTGCTTAATTGCTCAATAGTAGGCGGGGCATTGAAGTTTTTTGTTAAAATATCCCGGGCTAAGTACAGCTTATCAATAGTAGCTTTGTCTAGCGCAGCCGAAGTAGTAAGCTGCAACTGATGGAAGCAGAGTATTGACAATATTTCCAGACACTGCGCCTCCAGATACATTGTTCTAAACTCGCCTGCTAATTTGCACTCCAGAATTTTCATAATGGGGCTTAGCAACTCCTGAGTAACCGGAGATTGCTGCTGATTAACGTAGATATTATCGGGATAGACGAAGCGACGCAGTAACGAATTCTCAAGACTACTATCAGTCAATTTCTGTTGTAAGTATCCTATCGGCACCAGTACGGTCAGTTGAGATAGTTCAATACCTTTAGGCAGCTCTCGGTAAATACTACCAACCTCGGCAGAGGCGAAAAACACCGACCAATTCATACTAGTTTTTGTGCCGACTTCACGATCAGTACTGCTAATTATTCGCGCTTTTCCTTTTTCGTAAAAAGAGAAACCCAATACGCTCTGGGTGATTTTTCCTTGAATAACCTCCGGCTTAACCGTGTTGCCAAAGTTCTGAATAAGGGTGAACGAGCCTACCGTTTCTACTTTAGAACTTAGCATAAAATAAAACCTTACCGCGTTGACAGAAATACCAGCAACATTGAGTACTATTACTCAGATAATCGATCAAAATAGGAAATATGAGAGAAAAGAAAAAACGCTTGCTCCCGTACATGATGGCTTCGGTTACTGTCATCCGCTGGACAAGAATTTTTTACTAACATTTGGCTACGCATTTTTAAGTAAAATGAAACTGAATTACAAAATCGCAGTAGTCATAACTCACTCATGGTAAACCTAAAAATGTACTACCGCTTTGGTCGGCCATTGATGATTCTAAAATAATTCTTTCGGTTTGTATATTGCGGTATGCAATTTACTGAGGAGCAGCATCGGACGTTACAGCAGGCTATTCGGCAGTGGGAGGAACAACAGCTTATCAGTACCGCTACCGCTGAAGCCCTGCGACAGTCTTATCAAATTAAGGAAAGTACACCCCGCTTTGATTGGAAGAACTTATCGCTCATTGCTTTCTTTTTCGCTATTGCCTGTATTGTACTAGCCACTGCTCTATTTCTGGTAGATGACTGGTTGATGAGTGTGGTGAACCGGGTACTAGGGGCTTCGGCACTAACCAAGTGTGCCCTTTTCCTGATTTTATCGTTGGTAACATTCATGCTGGGCGTTCGGCGACGAAGAAAGTATCCGTCGCAAAAATACAGCAACGAAGCCCTCTTGATCTTTGGGGCTATTTTTATCGCTTTTTTCCTAACGTATCTTAGCGAAGCCCTCCAGATGGAAGAAGGTAATTTTCCGGTATTTGTTGGGTTGGCCACTATCGCTTACGGAGCTATCGCTATTTATTTGAAAAGCCACCTATTGTGGGGCATCAGTTTAACCGCATTGGCTACCTGGTACGGAATAGAAACATTTTATTTGAGCAACGAAGCGTCGTACTTCTTGGGCATGAACCTTCCGCTTCGTTATGTTTTCTTCGGATTGTTACTCATTGCGGGTAGCATATTCGTTAAGAAGGTTACTGCTACTCGAGCCTTCTTTTCGGTTACGTACTACTCAGGCATGTTAGTACTGTTTTCATCCCTTTGGCTGCTGTCCATCTTTGGCAATCAAACGGATTTGTCGGTTTGGGGCAATACTCCTCAGTATCAGTTTTGGTACGCTACGTTGCTGCTATCAGTTTTTTCGTTGGGAGCTATTTGGTGGGGTCTGAATCGGCAGGAGCGGCTTACCGCCGAAATCGGTATTCTGTTTTTTCTACTAAATATTTACACCCGCTACTTTGAGTACGGCTGGGACAGTCTACATCGGGTTATATTCTTCGGGTTACTCGCTCTTTCGTTCTGGTTTATAGGCAAAAAAGCCGAAAGTATCTGGAATCGGTTGGAGAAGGATTAAGCCACTATCGCACCTCAACCACTTGCTCAGTGTCACCCTTAATTTGCTCTAATGCACCGGTCTCTTCCATTTTCACAGTATTAATCTTAATTTCTACCGAATTCACTTCGGCTTGATCAGAACTTGTTTCGGCTTGGCTGGAGTGAACTCCATCTACCGCAATATGAGGGGCAATAATTAGGGCTACAATAGAAGTAAGTTTGATTAGGATATTCATTGATGGACCGGATGTATCTTTAAACGGATCGCCTACCGTATCTCCGGTTACTGAAGCTTTGTGAGGCTCCGATCCTTTATACTCCATCTTACCATCAATCTCAACTCCTTTTTCAAACGACTTTTTGGCATTATCCCAGGCTCCCCCCGCGTTGTTCTGAAACATTCCCATGAGTACCCCTGATACAGTGATACCTGCCAGCAAACCACCTAAAATTTCAGCTGAAGAGGTTTCAGCAAATACTCCTTTAAAGCCAAACCCAATCAGAATCGGTGTAAGCAAAGCAATGGCTCCCGGTAAGATCATCTCCCGAATAGAAGCTTGGGTCGATATTTCCACACACTTCTGATACTCCGGGGTAGCCTTGTGCTCCATAATACCCGGAATCTCCCGGAACTGACGGCGCACTTCCTGTACCATGTCCATCGCTGCTTTTCCTACCGCTGCAATCGCCAACGATGAAAAAATGAAAGGGATCATGGCTCCCACAAATAATGCCCCTAACACGGGGGCCTTATATAAATCAATAGAATCAATTCCAGCTACTCCCACAAAGGCTGCAAACAGGGCTAAAGCTGTTAAAGCTGCCGAAGCAATGGCAAAACCCTTTCCGGCAGCGGCGGTGGTGTTTCCTACGGC
This region of Tunicatimonas pelagia genomic DNA includes:
- a CDS encoding DUF2157 domain-containing protein, which codes for MQFTEEQHRTLQQAIRQWEEQQLISTATAEALRQSYQIKESTPRFDWKNLSLIAFFFAIACIVLATALFLVDDWLMSVVNRVLGASALTKCALFLILSLVTFMLGVRRRRKYPSQKYSNEALLIFGAIFIAFFLTYLSEALQMEEGNFPVFVGLATIAYGAIAIYLKSHLLWGISLTALATWYGIETFYLSNEASYFLGMNLPLRYVFFGLLLIAGSIFVKKVTATRAFFSVTYYSGMLVLFSSLWLLSIFGNQTDLSVWGNTPQYQFWYATLLLSVFSLGAIWWGLNRQERLTAEIGILFFLLNIYTRYFEYGWDSLHRVIFFGLLALSFWFIGKKAESIWNRLEKD
- a CDS encoding cytochrome-c peroxidase, translating into MQKLTYIIFIIIGLVACQQAEVEPLQDFGFGALPKQVMSPKNNQNTPERAALGKLLFYDPVLSANNRISCSSCHHPSQGYADGLALSNGFGETQKTSRNSPTVLNAAFNGMDSDGKYAPSDAPMFYDNRAQSLEEQCFGPLLSPIEMMGPNVTEEEYIRVLEEKVNAIPAYQQLFYQAYGDSIITIETVAKALASFERTLITPNSPFDRFARGDNTALNAKEIRGLEAFIDAGCNTCHSGPMFSDFKLHTLGVGEHPGLALPDEGDGNYKFRTTTLRNLSFTAPYMHNGTHESLEKVMTFYEQKNSENPAVSDEELAAEFRDLNMTPFDQSRKDEIIAFLRTLDDPTFDQSIPAEVPSGLPVE
- a CDS encoding helix-turn-helix domain-containing protein, yielding MLSSKVETVGSFTLIQNFGNTVKPEVIQGKITQSVLGFSFYEKGKARIISSTDREVGTKTSMNWSVFFASAEVGSIYRELPKGIELSQLTVLVPIGYLQQKLTDSSLENSLLRRFVYPDNIYVNQQQSPVTQELLSPIMKILECKLAGEFRTMYLEAQCLEILSILCFHQLQLTTSAALDKATIDKLYLARDILTKNFNAPPTIEQLSKQIGLNTFALKQGFKQLFSQPPHTWITVFRMNYAQTKLVSKNYSVTEVAELLGYSNPNSFNAAYTKHFGHTPGKASKLLKS